From a single Nostoc edaphicum CCNP1411 genomic region:
- a CDS encoding DUF11 domain-containing protein yields MRRVSLAGLGAIALIATVPFLSQIPGWHSGSAVAQNIKTQGQIQLRLEAEKQVVAQDQQGKQSQKWEPLKGQAVVRPGDVLRYTLSSENKSDRLVKNLTLNQPIPKGMAYVLKSANVANNGKITYSIDGGRSFGENPTVKVILPDGKVETKPAPAIAYTHIRLQVPSVPAKTTVKATYQTQVR; encoded by the coding sequence ATGAGGCGTGTTTCTCTTGCAGGTTTAGGAGCGATCGCACTGATTGCTACAGTTCCATTTCTCAGCCAAATTCCGGGGTGGCATTCAGGAAGTGCTGTTGCTCAGAATATCAAAACTCAAGGGCAAATTCAATTGCGCTTAGAAGCAGAAAAGCAAGTGGTGGCGCAGGATCAGCAGGGTAAGCAAAGCCAAAAATGGGAACCTTTAAAAGGTCAAGCTGTGGTACGACCGGGAGATGTGTTGCGATATACCTTGAGTAGCGAAAATAAGAGCGATCGCTTAGTGAAGAATTTGACTCTGAATCAACCTATTCCCAAGGGAATGGCATACGTACTGAAATCTGCAAATGTGGCTAATAATGGAAAAATTACTTACAGCATTGATGGTGGGCGCAGCTTTGGAGAAAATCCCACTGTTAAAGTTATTCTTCCTGACGGCAAAGTGGAAACTAAACCAGCACCGGCCATTGCTTACACCCACATCCGTTTACAGGTTCCGTCAGTTCCAGCAAAAACGACAGTCAAGGCGACTTATCAAACCCAAGTGCGTTGA
- a CDS encoding NuoF family protein, with product MDLPELIEIAQKERASEKLVQIRCCVAAGCLSANSQVVKQRLEEAVTADNLTEKVEVRGVGCMRLCCQGPLVQVEKLGTGDWAMGTGEDSKQSPHSKLYEKVTPDDAPSIITAINGGETTVQQGDLTHPFFTSQMPIVLENSGKVDPERIQSYIAANGYQALYHVLREMTPSEVVDAISRSGLRGRGGAGYPTGLKWATVAKAKSDAYNDRSDRKFVICNADEGDPGAFMDRSVLESDPHRVLEGMAIAGYSIGANQGYIYIRAEYPIAINRLQIAIRQAQRLGILGTQIFDSHFDFKIDIRIGAGAYVCGEETALMASIEGKRGTPHPRPPYPAESGLWGYPTLINNVETYANVAPIIRKGAEWFANIGTQKSKGTKVFALAGKIRNTGLIEVPMGTSLRQIVEAMGGGVPDGGVVKAVQTGGPSGGCIPAAAFDSPVDYESLTQLGSMMGSGGMIVMDETTNMVDVARFFMEFCMDESCGKCIPCRVGTVQLYKLLTKISEGKASFADLELLEELCDMVKHTSLCGLGQSAPNPVFSTLHYFRDEYLALIS from the coding sequence ATGGATCTACCTGAATTAATTGAAATTGCCCAAAAAGAACGTGCTTCAGAGAAACTTGTGCAAATTCGCTGTTGTGTTGCTGCTGGTTGTCTGTCTGCGAATTCACAAGTTGTCAAACAGCGTCTAGAAGAGGCTGTAACAGCAGATAATTTGACAGAAAAAGTAGAAGTTCGTGGCGTTGGCTGTATGCGTTTATGCTGTCAAGGGCCATTAGTACAGGTGGAAAAACTGGGAACTGGGGATTGGGCAATGGGGACTGGGGAGGACTCTAAGCAATCTCCACATAGCAAATTGTATGAGAAAGTTACACCTGATGATGCACCATCAATTATCACCGCTATCAATGGAGGAGAGACAACAGTCCAACAGGGTGATTTAACACATCCATTTTTTACATCCCAGATGCCAATTGTTTTAGAAAACAGTGGCAAAGTCGATCCAGAACGCATTCAATCTTATATTGCTGCCAACGGTTATCAAGCGCTTTACCATGTTTTACGGGAGATGACTCCTAGCGAAGTAGTAGATGCTATTAGCCGCAGCGGTTTACGGGGACGTGGTGGTGCTGGTTATCCTACAGGTTTAAAATGGGCAACAGTTGCTAAAGCAAAAAGTGATGCCTATAATGACCGGAGCGATCGCAAATTTGTAATCTGCAATGCTGATGAGGGAGATCCAGGGGCGTTTATGGATCGCAGTGTACTAGAAAGTGATCCTCATCGCGTTTTGGAAGGAATGGCGATCGCAGGATACTCTATCGGCGCAAACCAAGGCTACATTTACATTCGGGCAGAATATCCCATTGCCATCAATCGTCTGCAAATTGCCATTCGTCAAGCACAACGCCTTGGCATTCTAGGCACACAAATTTTCGACTCTCACTTTGATTTTAAAATTGATATTCGTATCGGTGCTGGTGCTTATGTCTGTGGTGAAGAAACCGCTTTAATGGCTTCTATTGAAGGTAAACGCGGTACTCCTCATCCCCGTCCGCCTTATCCTGCTGAGTCTGGTTTATGGGGCTATCCAACCTTAATTAATAACGTTGAAACTTACGCGAATGTTGCACCCATTATTCGCAAAGGGGCTGAATGGTTTGCTAATATCGGCACTCAAAAGAGCAAAGGCACAAAGGTTTTCGCTCTAGCTGGCAAAATCCGTAACACAGGTTTAATAGAAGTACCGATGGGAACTTCACTGCGGCAAATTGTGGAAGCAATGGGCGGTGGTGTACCAGATGGCGGTGTGGTAAAAGCAGTCCAAACTGGTGGCCCTTCTGGAGGATGTATTCCAGCAGCAGCTTTTGATAGTCCGGTAGATTATGAATCACTCACTCAACTGGGTTCGATGATGGGTTCCGGTGGGATGATTGTCATGGATGAAACTACCAACATGGTGGATGTCGCCCGCTTCTTCATGGAGTTTTGCATGGACGAATCGTGTGGTAAGTGCATTCCCTGTCGGGTAGGGACGGTGCAGTTGTATAAATTGTTGACAAAGATTAGTGAAGGTAAGGCATCTTTTGCTGATTTGGAATTGCTGGAAGAACTATGTGACATGGTGAAACATACTAGCTTGTGCGGTCTTGGTCAGTCTGCACCTAATCCGGTATTTAGTACCTTACATTACTTCCGTGATGAGTATTTGGCTTTGATTAGTTAA
- a CDS encoding ubiquitin-like small modifier protein 1: MAVKVLVPTTLQSFTNNQATLESSGSTIAELLESLEKSFPGIKSRLCDEQGKLRRFVNFYVDSEDIRHLDGINTTLKDGDEVSIVPAVAGG, translated from the coding sequence ATGGCTGTAAAAGTTTTAGTTCCTACGACTCTTCAAAGTTTTACCAATAATCAAGCTACTCTAGAATCCAGTGGTAGCACAATTGCGGAATTGTTGGAATCCTTAGAAAAAAGCTTTCCTGGGATTAAATCGCGCTTATGCGATGAACAAGGTAAATTACGTCGGTTTGTAAATTTTTACGTCGATAGCGAAGATATCCGCCATTTAGATGGTATCAACACAACTCTTAAAGATGGCGATGAAGTAAGTATTGTCCCAGCTGTTGCAGGTGGTTAA
- the thrC gene encoding threonine synthase: MTQAIKTQTQTQTQSSTAYFQALKCKECGAEYELKASNVCELCFGPLEVKYDYNALRLTVTRETIQAGPNSIWRYRPFLPVATDNVIDVGTGMTPLVRSHRLARRLGLNKLYIKNDAVNMPTLSFKDRVVSVALSRARELGFTTVSCASTGNLANSTAAIAAHAGLDCCVFIPADLEAGKILGSLIYSPTLMAVKGNYDQVNRLCSEVANTHGWGFVNINLRPYYSEGSKTLGFEVAEQLGWELPDHVVAPLASGSLFTKIYKGFQEFIEVGLVENKSVRFSGAQAEGCSPIAQAFKEGRDFIKPVKPNTIAKSLAIGNPADGIYAVELAQKTGGNIESVNDAEIIDGIKLLAETEGIFTETAGGTTVAVLKKLVEAGKIDPDETTVIYITGNGLKTQEAIQGYVGEPLTIDAKLDSFERALERSRTLDRLEWQQVLV, encoded by the coding sequence ATGACTCAGGCAATCAAAACCCAAACCCAAACCCAAACCCAAAGCAGCACTGCCTACTTTCAAGCCTTAAAGTGTAAAGAATGTGGTGCGGAATACGAACTCAAAGCCAGTAATGTTTGTGAGTTATGTTTTGGCCCGTTAGAAGTCAAGTACGACTACAACGCCCTACGTCTGACTGTCACTCGTGAAACAATTCAAGCTGGGCCCAACTCCATTTGGCGCTACCGTCCCTTTTTGCCTGTCGCAACTGACAATGTTATAGATGTGGGAACGGGTATGACTCCCTTGGTTCGTTCCCATCGTCTTGCCCGTCGCCTGGGTCTAAATAAGCTTTATATAAAAAATGATGCCGTGAATATGCCCACCCTGAGCTTTAAGGATCGGGTGGTATCAGTTGCTCTATCGAGAGCGCGAGAATTGGGTTTCACTACTGTTTCTTGCGCTAGCACTGGTAACTTGGCAAATTCTACAGCTGCGATCGCAGCTCACGCCGGTTTAGATTGCTGTGTGTTCATCCCCGCAGATTTAGAAGCCGGTAAAATTCTAGGTAGCCTAATCTACAGTCCCACCCTCATGGCTGTCAAGGGCAACTACGATCAAGTAAATCGCCTCTGTTCAGAAGTTGCTAATACACATGGCTGGGGTTTTGTCAATATCAATCTGCGTCCTTACTACTCTGAAGGGTCTAAGACGTTAGGTTTTGAAGTTGCGGAACAACTAGGCTGGGAACTACCGGATCATGTTGTTGCTCCTTTGGCATCTGGTTCATTATTTACCAAAATTTATAAGGGTTTCCAAGAATTTATAGAAGTTGGTTTGGTAGAAAACAAGAGTGTTCGTTTTAGCGGCGCTCAAGCTGAAGGTTGTTCACCCATCGCCCAAGCCTTCAAAGAAGGACGCGACTTTATTAAGCCAGTTAAACCGAATACAATTGCTAAATCGCTGGCGATCGGCAACCCAGCAGATGGCATTTATGCTGTGGAGTTAGCTCAGAAGACTGGTGGTAATATTGAATCAGTCAATGATGCCGAAATTATTGATGGCATCAAGCTGCTGGCAGAAACCGAAGGTATCTTCACAGAAACGGCTGGTGGAACAACTGTGGCCGTGCTGAAAAAACTGGTAGAAGCTGGCAAGATTGATCCAGATGAAACTACCGTGATTTACATCACTGGCAATGGTCTGAAAACCCAAGAAGCAATCCAAGGCTACGTTGGTGAACCCTTGACTATTGACGCCAAACTCGATAGTTTTGAACGTGCGCTAGAGCGATCGCGTACTCTCGATCGCTTGGAATGGCAACAAGTCCTCGTTTAG
- a CDS encoding beta strand repeat-containing protein — MVNRNKSVNKQRKLYQSLVATALLTGSFFQFIAPVLADGTTAGTSISNTATATYEDPNSPGTTINSTSNTVIVTVAEVAGITVTASGVTDATSSPTNTTVQVGDLLIYTYTLTNVGNDPTRFHIPNQATTTGPGTVSGTLPDGGTVNNLQYSTDGGQTWINIPQGGVDTPSVPVGGTVLVRVPVTVQNGAQTNDVITVTLGNTPGDAQNQLRSPDGGDVFTVDNDNGGAVGEVDGVPVNGTREASATEQIQVGLTVKTYTLATILKIRSGYNNAGTTAITDDKLTYDLSLRVESNDPTGQGIIPAALTGTSINVNGAASTHILVSDAIPAGTDLAIAPTAPPGWQTVYTTTPIGTNANTASWTTTAPPLASVTRVGFINNSAIITSIAPGTTVNGFSIQLAIESTATSPLTVANIAQLFGQTPSSNLPVYDESGDQNPSNYSGPPGNMTPPGVTDTTGDGIPDTLLAGDVDDGYIGTPTAPETGTDTGNNNTGDGTPGGEANVFTLQAPVASAIFNGPQNAPDATGPSGGTDDDFTNKSSLVPAGTAPGSLLDPQSVGFTNTVKNSGTDPGVLKLEPTPPTVPGDLPNGTKVTITYNSQSAVYTYNNGAFTGPVTPITIPNFAPNATLNYGVEVDLPPDTQLSTDINRGFPVPIIASIDNYTTDSNADGIKDTGNDTIFDSSNITIDRVYTGFLKLLKVSRVLQGTGPVVQGNDGTFSTDAKKPAPGNIIEYQIQYSNISESQSGTGNVILNADKVVIIEDGTLSTALNDGKNNWALDNDNNTQIDTSNIVGSAKDSGAATIQFFSGNPANSSGIDQTGTTVNTDVTKYVNTVTGVIAPGIQRTFTFQRKVN; from the coding sequence ATGGTAAACCGAAATAAATCTGTCAACAAGCAGCGTAAACTTTACCAATCTCTAGTAGCAACAGCATTATTAACTGGTAGCTTTTTCCAATTCATCGCACCTGTATTAGCTGACGGAACTACTGCGGGTACATCTATCAGTAACACCGCAACAGCAACCTACGAAGATCCCAACAGTCCAGGGACAACAATTAATTCCACTTCTAACACTGTCATTGTCACCGTAGCAGAGGTAGCTGGTATTACCGTCACTGCGTCTGGTGTCACAGATGCCACTTCTAGCCCTACCAATACAACAGTTCAGGTTGGCGACTTACTCATTTACACCTACACCTTAACCAACGTAGGTAATGATCCAACCAGATTCCACATTCCTAACCAAGCTACAACAACTGGGCCGGGTACAGTTTCTGGCACATTACCAGATGGTGGTACAGTTAATAACCTGCAATATAGTACCGACGGGGGTCAAACTTGGATAAATATTCCCCAAGGTGGTGTAGATACACCCTCAGTTCCGGTTGGTGGTACTGTGTTGGTGCGCGTACCAGTTACCGTCCAGAATGGCGCTCAAACCAACGACGTAATTACTGTTACTCTTGGTAACACTCCTGGTGATGCCCAAAACCAACTGCGGAGTCCTGATGGTGGTGACGTGTTCACCGTAGATAACGACAATGGTGGTGCTGTTGGTGAGGTAGATGGCGTACCAGTTAACGGTACACGGGAGGCTAGCGCCACCGAGCAAATTCAGGTTGGTTTAACGGTGAAGACCTACACCTTAGCCACCATTCTTAAGATTCGCAGTGGCTATAACAATGCTGGTACCACTGCAATTACAGATGACAAGTTGACTTACGATTTGAGTTTGCGAGTTGAGTCCAACGATCCCACAGGACAGGGAATTATACCAGCAGCTTTGACCGGCACAAGCATCAATGTTAATGGTGCTGCTAGCACCCATATCTTGGTTTCTGATGCGATTCCTGCGGGTACAGATTTGGCAATAGCACCAACTGCGCCTCCTGGTTGGCAAACTGTCTATACCACCACTCCAATTGGAACTAATGCGAATACAGCGAGTTGGACTACGACAGCACCACCCTTGGCCTCAGTCACCCGCGTTGGTTTTATCAATAATTCAGCAATCATTACTTCCATCGCTCCTGGTACAACGGTGAATGGCTTCTCGATTCAGCTAGCCATTGAATCAACTGCAACTTCACCCTTAACCGTCGCTAACATTGCCCAATTATTTGGTCAAACACCCAGCAGCAATCTCCCAGTCTACGACGAATCTGGCGACCAAAATCCTAGCAACTACAGTGGTCCACCAGGGAATATGACACCTCCTGGGGTTACAGATACCACCGGGGATGGTATTCCCGATACTCTATTGGCTGGCGACGTTGATGATGGCTATATTGGTACTCCAACAGCTCCGGAAACTGGAACTGACACAGGTAACAACAACACTGGTGATGGTACACCAGGAGGTGAGGCCAACGTCTTCACACTGCAAGCACCTGTTGCTTCAGCAATATTCAACGGCCCGCAGAATGCGCCGGATGCCACTGGGCCATCGGGTGGAACCGACGATGACTTCACCAACAAATCTTCTCTGGTTCCTGCTGGTACCGCACCTGGTAGTTTACTCGATCCTCAATCAGTTGGCTTCACTAACACAGTTAAAAACAGTGGTACTGACCCAGGCGTTTTGAAGCTAGAGCCAACACCACCAACAGTTCCAGGAGATTTACCAAATGGTACGAAGGTGACTATTACCTATAATAGTCAGTCTGCTGTTTATACCTACAATAATGGAGCGTTTACAGGACCAGTTACACCAATAACCATTCCCAACTTTGCTCCTAATGCAACTCTCAATTATGGTGTAGAAGTTGATTTACCTCCAGATACGCAGTTATCGACTGATATTAATAGAGGCTTCCCAGTACCCATAATTGCTTCTATTGACAACTACACGACGGATAGTAACGCTGATGGAATTAAGGATACTGGCAACGATACTATCTTTGATTCATCCAACATCACCATCGATCGCGTGTACACTGGCTTTTTGAAACTGCTGAAAGTGTCACGAGTCTTACAAGGAACAGGGCCTGTAGTTCAAGGTAATGATGGCACATTCAGTACCGATGCGAAGAAGCCTGCACCAGGAAACATTATTGAGTACCAAATTCAGTACAGCAATATTTCCGAATCTCAATCTGGAACTGGGAATGTGATTTTGAATGCTGACAAAGTTGTGATTATTGAAGATGGTACCCTCAGTACAGCCCTGAATGATGGTAAGAACAACTGGGCGCTGGACAATGATAACAACACTCAAATTGATACTAGCAACATTGTTGGTTCAGCTAAGGATTCTGGGGCTGCAACCATCCAATTCTTCAGCGGTAATCCAGCTAATAGCTCTGGCATCGACCAAACTGGAACTACGGTAAATACTGACGTGACTAAGTATGTCAATACTGTAACTGGCGTGATCGCACCGGGTATTCAAAGAACATTTACCTTCCAACGCAAGGTGAATTAA
- a CDS encoding TonB-dependent receptor, with protein sequence MKLRLHCTTTFNLRLIGAMPVMALSLVLYPAIAKAEITSENLLFPDSPSQVDKGVEDPDFSSSKRGEALNSPHLLGSSDKQFSPLELPSTSSAPVTHTSIPDIQPSETEIQPFQPATSVDLPRGLRKIAARKDTETQLEASPTEIQPFQPATSVDLPRGLRKIAGVEDTETTEGVNENLPVSPTIPISTAIKILTPTADSVVDVQASTVIVQFPTGSQVQLRVNGALVDSSLVGRTETDATTNLVTQTWYGVSLKEGANTISAQVVGGTEPPVTVQVAVRGAPQKLTVETVESRIPADGRSTATIRGQLIDASGNRSNRDAVVTLIPTAGELVGKDFKPDEPGFQVEAKAGQFIAILRSQLKAETVTIRAIANDLEAFTQLQFETSLRPSLVTGVIDLRLGARGTNYYGSFRDFLPPDKDNRTQLDFNSAIFATGAIGEWLFTGAYNSSRSLNEDCNCDNRLFRTYQFSEQNYPVYGDSSKVDVVAPSIDSVFLRFERSSRIPGSNPDYGMWGDYNTEEFARRSQQFTAITRQLHGFKANYNLGNLQITGFYGNNLEGFQRDTIAPDGTSGYYFLSRRLLQPGSENVFIELEELNRPGTVLERKQLNRGPDYEIDYDRGTLIFREPILRTDIDQTGQVLVRRIIVSYQYDDQNSDGNIYAGRLQYNLSRKLNQESWIGATYVQENHGVRDFQLYGADALIALGDKGKLIAEYAHSTNDSDVVGKVSGDAYRLEAEGQIANGIQGRAYYRFADTGFANNATISFVPGQTRYGAQVTAKVTSSTNVRVQYDHEDNFGIAPQPLDTFEELFAPRYESIPGSKVDNSLTTISAGIQQRLGKAILDVDWIHRNREDRIPDSALNSNSNQLRSRFTVPIAKNLTFQAQNELSLSSQKDTVYPDRTILGLNWAALPGVSVSLAQQFYTGGQFSGNSITSLSVNGEHKLGTDTTLTGRYSILGGANELTTQGAIGLNNRWTIASGLRLNLAYEHVFGNFFGRTAAGQQYAQPYAFGQAASAIGFEGGDSYSIGLEYSDNPQFQASARYEHRSSSGGSNTVITAGATGKISPALTALVRYQQANSSNQKLSGLGDTANLKLGLAYRDPNSDKFNALLRYEYRQNPTIIPETILLGSGTGSQDHTFALEAIYAPNWQWEFYGKYALRNSTSYLADDLVGTSMVNLGQLRATYRLGYSWDLVGEARWIGQSNYSETGFVLETGYYLTPNLRLSAGYVFGKVDDRDFSGTRSAGGAYLGFTVKLDELFDGFGQQKPVARQQPESTVQTLVKKLKNRIQESGARIQN encoded by the coding sequence ATGAAACTCAGACTGCACTGTACAACTACATTTAACCTGAGATTGATCGGGGCGATGCCAGTAATGGCTCTCAGCCTTGTTTTATATCCTGCGATCGCTAAAGCTGAAATCACTAGCGAAAATCTACTGTTCCCCGATTCTCCTTCGCAGGTAGACAAGGGTGTAGAAGATCCTGACTTTTCAAGTTCTAAAAGGGGAGAGGCTTTGAATTCTCCCCATCTTTTGGGAAGTTCTGACAAGCAATTTTCACCCCTCGAACTTCCCTCAACTTCTTCAGCACCAGTTACTCATACTTCAATTCCAGATATCCAGCCAAGTGAAACGGAAATACAACCATTTCAACCAGCAACTTCTGTTGATTTGCCCAGAGGCTTACGTAAAATAGCAGCACGCAAAGACACTGAGACACAGCTTGAAGCTTCTCCAACAGAAATACAACCATTTCAACCAGCAACTTCTGTTGATTTGCCTAGAGGCTTACGCAAAATAGCAGGAGTAGAGGACACGGAAACAACAGAAGGGGTGAATGAAAATCTTCCCGTGTCCCCCACTATCCCTATCTCTACAGCAATCAAAATTTTGACTCCGACGGCTGACAGTGTTGTAGATGTACAAGCTAGCACGGTAATTGTACAGTTTCCCACTGGTAGTCAAGTACAATTGCGGGTAAATGGGGCGTTGGTAGACTCTTCTTTAGTGGGACGGACGGAAACTGATGCCACTACTAACTTGGTAACGCAGACATGGTATGGTGTCTCGTTAAAAGAAGGTGCAAACACGATCTCTGCACAAGTTGTCGGCGGAACAGAACCCCCTGTAACAGTGCAAGTCGCAGTCCGGGGAGCGCCACAAAAACTAACTGTAGAAACAGTTGAGTCCCGTATCCCAGCAGATGGACGTTCTACGGCGACAATCCGGGGTCAACTCATCGATGCAAGTGGTAATCGTTCTAACCGTGATGCCGTTGTCACTTTGATCCCTACTGCTGGTGAGTTGGTTGGGAAAGACTTCAAACCCGATGAACCGGGATTTCAAGTGGAGGCGAAAGCTGGGCAATTTATAGCGATTTTGCGATCGCAACTCAAAGCCGAAACTGTGACAATTCGCGCGATCGCTAATGATTTAGAAGCCTTTACTCAACTGCAATTTGAAACGTCACTACGTCCGAGTTTGGTGACAGGGGTCATAGATTTACGTTTAGGCGCTAGAGGTACAAATTATTACGGCAGTTTCCGTGATTTTCTCCCACCTGATAAAGACAACAGAACGCAATTAGATTTCAATTCCGCGATATTTGCCACTGGTGCGATCGGGGAATGGTTATTTACAGGTGCATACAACAGTTCTCGTAGCTTGAATGAAGATTGTAACTGCGATAATCGCCTGTTTAGAACTTACCAATTCAGTGAGCAAAACTATCCTGTTTACGGCGATAGCTCAAAAGTTGATGTAGTTGCGCCTTCTATTGACAGTGTATTTCTGCGTTTTGAACGTTCATCTCGTATTCCCGGCTCTAATCCAGATTATGGCATGTGGGGTGACTACAACACAGAAGAATTTGCGCGGCGATCGCAGCAATTTACTGCTATTACCCGTCAACTTCATGGTTTTAAAGCTAACTACAACTTAGGAAACCTACAAATTACAGGTTTCTATGGCAACAACTTAGAAGGGTTTCAAAGAGATACCATTGCTCCCGATGGTACTAGTGGTTATTACTTCCTCTCTCGCAGACTACTACAACCAGGTAGCGAAAATGTCTTTATCGAGTTAGAAGAACTCAATCGTCCTGGAACTGTCTTAGAACGCAAACAGCTTAACCGAGGCCCAGACTATGAAATCGACTACGATCGCGGTACATTAATATTCCGCGAACCGATTCTTCGCACCGATATTGATCAAACTGGACAAGTGTTGGTACGTCGGATTATTGTTAGCTACCAATATGACGATCAAAACTCTGACGGTAATATCTATGCTGGTCGTTTGCAATATAACCTTTCCCGCAAACTTAACCAGGAAAGTTGGATAGGAGCAACTTATGTTCAAGAAAATCACGGAGTACGTGACTTTCAACTCTACGGTGCAGATGCGCTGATTGCTTTGGGTGACAAAGGGAAGTTAATCGCAGAATATGCCCATTCCACTAATGATTCTGATGTTGTGGGAAAAGTTAGTGGTGACGCCTACCGCTTGGAAGCTGAGGGACAAATTGCCAATGGGATTCAAGGTCGTGCCTATTATCGCTTTGCTGATACGGGTTTTGCCAATAATGCCACTATCAGCTTTGTACCGGGACAAACCCGTTATGGAGCGCAGGTTACAGCTAAAGTCACCTCAAGTACTAACGTCAGGGTGCAATACGACCACGAAGACAATTTTGGGATTGCTCCCCAACCCCTAGACACCTTTGAAGAACTGTTTGCACCCCGTTATGAGTCCATACCTGGGAGCAAAGTTGATAATTCACTGACGACGATTTCCGCGGGGATTCAACAACGTTTAGGTAAAGCTATTCTAGATGTGGATTGGATTCATCGTAATCGGGAAGACCGCATCCCCGACAGCGCTCTGAATAGTAATTCTAATCAATTGCGATCGCGTTTTACAGTTCCCATTGCGAAAAACCTGACTTTCCAAGCCCAAAATGAACTCAGCTTATCTTCTCAAAAAGATACTGTTTACCCAGACCGTACTATTTTAGGGTTGAATTGGGCAGCACTTCCTGGTGTCAGTGTCAGTTTGGCTCAACAGTTTTACACTGGCGGTCAATTTTCGGGTAATTCTATCACCAGCTTAAGTGTCAATGGTGAACACAAACTCGGTACTGATACCACCTTGACTGGTCGTTACTCAATTTTGGGTGGTGCAAATGAACTGACTACCCAAGGTGCAATTGGTCTAAATAACCGTTGGACTATTGCTTCGGGATTGCGGCTGAATTTAGCTTACGAACACGTATTTGGCAACTTCTTCGGACGAACTGCGGCGGGTCAACAATATGCCCAACCCTACGCCTTTGGCCAAGCAGCATCTGCGATCGGATTTGAGGGTGGCGATAGTTACAGTATTGGGTTGGAGTACAGTGATAATCCCCAGTTTCAAGCCAGCGCTCGTTACGAACATCGTTCCTCTTCTGGTGGTAGTAATACAGTAATTACCGCAGGTGCCACAGGTAAAATTTCTCCGGCTCTGACGGCTCTAGTACGTTATCAACAAGCAAACTCTTCCAATCAAAAGCTTTCAGGATTGGGAGATACCGCTAATTTGAAGCTGGGTTTAGCCTACCGCGACCCCAATAGCGATAAATTTAATGCTTTGTTGCGTTATGAATATCGCCAAAATCCGACAATTATTCCTGAAACTATTCTCTTAGGTAGTGGTACGGGTTCCCAAGACCATACCTTTGCTTTAGAAGCTATTTATGCCCCTAACTGGCAATGGGAATTCTACGGTAAGTATGCTTTGCGTAACAGCACTTCTTATTTAGCCGACGATTTAGTTGGTACAAGTATGGTGAATCTGGGACAATTGCGAGCTACTTATCGTTTGGGATATAGCTGGGATTTAGTGGGTGAGGCTCGTTGGATTGGTCAATCTAACTATAGTGAGA
- the hoxE gene encoding bidirectional hydrogenase complex protein HoxE, with amino-acid sequence MNSASAVKINNMPKAPSATRGDQRFKMLDATIKRYQYQQDALIEILHKAQEIFGYLENDVLIYVAHNLKLPPSRVYGVATFYHLFSLAPSGVHTCVVCTGTACYVKGAPAILANLEKSVHIHAGETSADGQISLLTARCLGACGIAPAVVFDGTVLGNQTAESVLDRIKGWLQDGST; translated from the coding sequence ATGAATTCAGCATCTGCTGTTAAAATTAACAATATGCCAAAAGCACCCTCAGCAACTCGCGGTGATCAGCGCTTTAAGATGCTGGATGCAACTATAAAACGCTATCAGTATCAACAGGATGCACTCATTGAGATATTGCATAAAGCGCAAGAGATTTTTGGCTATTTAGAAAACGATGTATTAATTTACGTTGCTCACAATCTCAAGCTGCCACCTAGTCGAGTTTATGGCGTTGCCACGTTCTACCATTTGTTTTCACTTGCTCCTAGTGGTGTACATACCTGTGTGGTGTGTACAGGTACAGCTTGTTACGTCAAAGGCGCTCCAGCTATCCTGGCAAATTTAGAAAAGTCTGTCCACATTCACGCTGGTGAAACTTCAGCAGATGGTCAAATTTCACTGCTAACAGCAAGATGTTTGGGTGCTTGTGGAATTGCGCCTGCTGTAGTATTTGATGGCACTGTTTTAGGCAATCAAACTGCTGAATCAGTCCTTGATCGCATCAAAGGATGGTTGCAAGATGGATCTACCTGA